From the Carassius carassius chromosome 34, fCarCar2.1, whole genome shotgun sequence genome, the window GCAGTAAAAGTTACagcccaaaaataaaatacacaagatatttatagaaaatataatataaacaaaatataaatctcTATTGACCTTATACTCAAATCAATTTTTGACATTGAAATATACCTACTCAAACTCAATTATTTTTTCATGTTAGATCTTTGAGCATTTACACTGACAATGAACACTGAATGTGGGGAAGATAATAACAATTGTGAAGGCATATTGACTTACAGTCTTCAGTACGTGATGATTCTATATTTATACTGTAATGTGAATCCAGGATCCCTTACCACAGCTGCAGTTGTCAGGACGCATGCAGTGGTATAAGCTCGCGTGACGGCTGGGATCTGCATGTACTCTTGAGTGACGCTGTTTGCCATGATGTTTCTCCAGCGTATTTAACTCTTCTGCACACTTTTACTGCGTATCCGTGTGGTCACTTATCCCACAACGCATTTCAGTACATTGACGTTGACCTACGATCGACCGGTTCAGTGTGCATAGGCTTTATGGCTCAGTAGTATGGAAAGCCAAATGGGTCAGAATacgcgtgcttttcaacgccgtattcattttaaaacgccgttttcataacgccgccaggcgttaaataagcgccgttacgTGATAAGTTGACGCCAGACGCCACCAGGCGTTAAAATAACGCCACACGCCTACCGACGTTAAGTTAACGCGacacgccacttaagatgcaAATTTATTCgctcatctacatggacacacctctcatggctacgaggactctacggcaagtcagagcatccagtttgcaagagcgcgaagatggcaaGAAGAGCGTTTGTTTTGCAGTGTAAACACACTGTTAATGACTGCACTCGCCTTTTACTGTCTGATAATCCCGGGCCTGCTGTTTTTCAGTCATCATTAAACAGGTAAAGATTGTGTTTATGTTCTCCAAAATAATTTAGTTAGAGTTGTAACGGTCACGTTTTGATAGACACGATTACATGAGCTGTTGATTTAACTTGCTAATTTTAATGGCACAATaatggcacaatattttttttaacacaatttacTAACTTTTATGCCCCAGAACTATGTTAAGTCAtcttaatacattttatgcaGTTGTTTGGaagcaaacaagatgcattaCAGTGTTTCTCCACCCTGGACCTGGGcatcccccaacactgcacattttgtatgtcttcctTATCTGACACTGCCTTTTCAGTCCCCTGAGTTTCTTTTAATGAGCTAATGAgttaaatcaggtgtgtttgattaggtagACACACAAAATGTGCATTGCTGGAAATGCCAGAATGAACTGTCTCATATAGTTATTACAGGAATCACAAATAAttccaactttgaaaatgatCAGTCGTTTGAACGAATGGACTgaatgatttttaaacatttactgaCACCTACTAGCAGTGAGTATCttttttagtttatgtttaaaatatattggcTATATAGTTTCTCAAAAATTGAAATTCTTTTTATTAACATCTACCCACcccaatgttgtttcaaacctaaaTGTCTATATTTCTTTTGGGGaacatatattttgaagaatgctggtaaccaagctGTTTTAGtcattaaatgtatgtaaataatgattcagatgcagcttcaataaataaataaataaataaataaaaaattgacagTGTAGCCTAAATGTAAAttgaatatttctttctaaagcaaCATGTTAGAACAACATTTTTTagactttaaaataagttttgaggttatttttctttctttttaaaaaaacatagcatgatatactatttaaaacaaagcaaaaaattatgtattgttattaatttatttaatataaaaataataataataaaaaaaaaacatttactttttagACTTCAAACCATGCTGAGGAGCCTGGAATGGGCAAAGGGGACTCTTCTACATACTCAGGCAGCAGATGAGATCATCCATGAAGTATCAGATTTTATTCAGGAGATTCAAACTTCTGAACCAAGAGCACAGGATGgtaaatgcaatcaaacaatcttAATTACTCACAGTAAACTTCAGTTAGATTGTCTGATTTTGATGGCCAGTAACTTGACATCTacagtaatatattttgaataattttgctAAGCATAACATATCACACAGACATACAAACTATTGGAAAAATTAAGAAGTCtgtttataattgtttataaaagcaatatattataattattctaCAGACAGCACTGTATATCGACCTCCACTGATTCGTAGTGGATCCAGAGGTGCACCATCTTATGTCATTACACAGGATCAGCTGTCATTTTTGTTGTCTTGTGGCTTCACTGTAAAACAGATTGCACAAATTCTACACACCTCCATATCCACAGTCAAGCGACGTTTAAGGtaagttatataatataataactaataTCCATTGACTACACACATTATACCCTGTTCACAGGTGTATTTGTCAtgcaaaactaataaaatgatggaaacattttattttatcccaGTTACATATGTTACATGTAGTGTGCATAATTACATGATACTGACCATAAACTAAACCCTAATCCTATTCCTAACCACAACCCTATAGTAAGTGCatctagattattattattattatttagtacttaaatgtgtaattacactgtgTAACCCGATTAATAAagtgaattttatttatatttacatttagtcagttagtggacacttttatccaaagcattttATAACAATAGAAACATATTTGGGAATTTGCTCCACCTAGATTAAAATGTCATATGTTTAGGCTGACTGGAGTACTCATCTCATTAGATCATAATGAGTTGGGAAAAATGCTGAGtgcaacttttgatttattttagcgctcctattaaatgttaaaatgcttgGATATATATTTCCAGGTGCTTCAATCTGTTGCAGTCTTCCTCATACTCAGATATATCTGATGCAGATTTAGATGAAAAAATTAGGGATATAGTGGCTGGAAATGACCAACTTGGACCAGAGGCAGTTCGAGCACAACTGAGGACAGAGGGAATTCGGGTTCAGAGGTGCAGAGTGCGGAGCAGTATGCATCGTGTCAACCCAAGGGCTGCAGCTCTCAGAGCAATGTCTCAGAGACTACGTAGAAGGTCCTACCGTGTCGCAGGACCTAATTCTTTATGGCATCTTGATGGAAATCACAAACTAATAaggtaattttctttttaaatgcaatctTAAACATTGCATTATGCCTTAAccactttattcttctgttgcttTAACAAAATGCCATTAAGTCACtaaatttaaaatttgtttttaaaagtctaaATTTCAGAATTAAGCAGTTGATTAACAGAAATCAGTATGGCTGCATAAAAAGGGTTGTTGAAATGGATGTAACAGTGCTCTTGTAGAACATCTAAAGCACACCCTTCATTGGATATTTTGTTGTTGTCTAATGCAGGTTTTATGCTCAACTAAGTAATTATGTATTTGTGTTAATTTAGATGGAGGATAGTAATTCATGGTGCCATTGATGGCTACAGTCGGCTTGTCACCTTTCTCCAAGCATCTAACAACAATCGCAGCAGCACTGTCATGAACTGCTTCTTGGATGCCATTTCCAAATATGGAGTCCCTTCCAGAGTAAGGACTGACCATGGGGGAGAGAACAATGCAGTGTGCTTGTTCATGAACCTGTTCAGAGGCACTGAACGAGGGAGTGCTCTTAGAGGAAGAAGTACACACAATCAGAGGATTGAAAGACTTTGGGTCGATCTGTGGCGTGGGGTGTCAAATGTGTACTATGACCTTTTCCACTTTCTTGAGAGTGAGGGCATTGTGGATGTAGATAATGAAATGCACATGTGGGCTCTGCAATATGTCTACATCCCAAGAATTAACAAAGACTTGACAAATTTTAAACACCAGTGGAACAATCATGGTTTACGAACCGAGAGACACCAGTCACCTCTACAAATCTTTGTCCGGGATTGCCTGGCACAACAGAGTCTGCCAAGTACTGCAATGCAGGAGATATTTGCAAGACCCTCAGACTCCACTGGAGGAGAGACTAATTCAGCAGAGCTTGTTGGTGGTGACAGTCATTCTGTATCTGGAGCGGTATCTCATGTGCATTGGCTTGAACGAGTTACCGTACCTCCAAACCAGTTCACTGTGACTGATGATGAGATGAAACAACTCACAGAACAAATTGATCCACTTGAAGGTCCCCGGGAAAATCTTGGAGTAAATGTACTTAAAGATGtcctttcttttgtggaaaaccTAAGAATGTAAATTGACATTTAACAGTGTCACTGTTACTTGTTTGAAGTGTTTTACAtggcatgtgtcatattctgatCGGTATCTCCCCTCTACTTTCCTGACTCATTTATAGTTTATGTAAGGGCTAGTCATAtccctgagataaaaaaaaaaaaaaaaaaacactaaatcacattaataaacaactttttattgtaattgtgatgtaaatttcattaatttgtaGTATAATCTGAATACTTTCAGATGTGGATTCTTATCAGATATCCCAAGACAGAGCAGAACTGGAGAAAGGGACAAAACTTAGCAACCCCTACAAACATCAAAAAGCTGTAGTAGAACTGTATGATGAAATGTCCATTGTATAACTTTAGATAATCGAAGTGCACACATCCAACAGGCTGAAGGGCTTAATGTGAGTGCTCAACCACGTAAATACCTAAAACTAAGAAGAAATTTGGCACACCACAGCTCCAAAAGTATTATGTTCTCATCAAAGGTGACATTCCGAGCCTACAAGCTCTTCATTAGACAATGAACACATACATAGTTCAGGTTTTATATATAGCACAAACCTGAATGACATGATCACCCACATGATCCAAAAAAGGGCAATCAGGAAATCACCTCACATAAAGGCAATAAACAAACCTAAAAGTGAATACAACCACTAACTACAAATTCTGAACCTaagcctatataaaaaaaatagctgtaAAGTATACATAAATTATAGAATCAAATTTACATTTGATTCTATCTTGATGTTGATTGTTTTCTTAACATCAggcattttatttaatgatttttgtgAGAGATAAAGTATTGttcttttatgtatattttgcaagtatttttttttttttaatatgttgagGTTCAGCATTTGTAGTTAATGGTTGTTTTCACTTTTATGTTTATTGCCTTTATCTGATTGCCATTCGGTTTGGGGGGCGGGGGGTCATGTGGGTGATCATGTCACTCTAGTTTGATGTATGTGATCATTGTCTGATGAAGAGCTTGTAGGCTTGAAATGTCACTTTTGgtgagaatataaatatttttctactCTTAGAGCAGTGGTGTGCCAATTTAGCTCTTCATGTTtcataataaaactttaaaacatgaaaatatttaaaactattacaTCAGTAACAGCCAACACAATTTTTCTACATCACTCCAAAAGTGGGGGATTGCAAAATACCACTTTCCATGTTTTCTCTGAAGAGTTCATAGCTGGGATGGATTGGTAGCCTCAAGACAATGCTGCAGGTATTTGCCTCTGGAAAAATTTTAGGGGCCTCATTCTCTTGAGGGTGTAAGAACTCCAATTTGGGTTCCACTGGGAACCCTAGCCTCGGAATAGCAGTAGATCCTGACACAAATCCAAGAATCTTGTCTAAGGTGAGGGGATATGCAGTTCCTTCTAGTAAAaatgaacaggaaaaaaaaaagttaatgaccaTTTTGCAGATACAGAATACCAGTAAAGTAGTTGTCACAGTTTATTGTACTTCATGTTCTTCCAAACCCATATAAGTATCCTCATCCCAGATAACAATAAAGTATAGTTGAATGtactaaaaatacttaaaaacaagCAAGTACTTTTGTagtaaattcatttttttgtgctaaataagattatattttatatagacaCTAATTAAAGGTGTATTTCTACTTGCACTTGAAAAAGTATATTAAGTAGCACTAATactcaaattcatttttagtgCATTGAAATAAAGTATCCTATCACAAAAATATACAGaggacttttatttgtgtacttcTAAAGTTTGatttcattacattaaaaattagTTCAATCTTAGTAGATTTTTATATAGTAATcctaaattaaacttttaataaatataagtacATTTTCCCAACTGTACCACATAAGTACACTTAATATAAATTGATTTTAAGTGTAGTCAGATAAAGTAAACCAAATATACAAGTGTTTTATAAGTGTATTAGTTAAAGGTGTGCTATGgttcagtatatatttaaaagtgtatGAAAGATTTGTTCAAGTGgcaactaaatacattttaatacagggATAATATGTTAAAAGCACACATGAGCTATGGGATTTCAtcaaacatatatacatttttatttaatttatcttaaaaaaatatgatagatagatagatagacagacagacagacagacagacagacagacagacagatagatagatagatagatagatagatagatagatagatagacagacagacagagagagagagagagagagagagagatccaacatAGCTTCAGTTTGATCTCATACCTTCCACTTCTATGAGCCAGTCCCTCCAGAAACAGATTGTTCTACTCTCCACTACTCTCCTGTTGCTGCCAACTGGAGAAAGTTCTGCTTTAAACAAAGCAGATATGTCTTCGGCCAAAAGTGGCTTCTCCTCATACATAAATACTTCTTTAAAGAGCTGAGGATGCTTTTGCATCAAATGTAAAAGCCCAAGACACTCCAGGCCCTCTTTAAATCTAGATAAGCAAAACATGTACCAAATGTGAAACAATGACAAAATAGTACTGGTAATTTGTCAGGTGAAAATATCTGTACATTCTTATACTCACTGTTCCAAGGAATCCCTCAACCTGTTCTCGATGAAAAACTTGGTAGCTGATTCCACTAAGTTGTCTCTGTCTTCTAGCGTCTGGATGTGCCATAGAGACCCCAGCATACTTAATTGGTCAGACGCCTCCATTATAGCACACTGTGCTTCATTTACATTCTGTGCCAACTGGATCTAAATTGACAATGAATTTAACACAAAATTAGCCATTAAATACAAGAAACAAAAtacttatataaaacatttaaatatttaatgcacacACAAACCCTTAAGTAAGAGCTTTTTAAGGTTAAGGTTAACAATTTAAACATTCTAAGATATTACCACTATCGCCAAATTACAGTTACTAACAAAGCAACAGCTGGCATAaatgaaaatgtgcaatatataAACTAACCTTGGTCATCTTTGCTCTGAAGTCATAGTCAGCAATCTCTTGAAGGTCTGGTACTGGGGGCTGAAGGTTGcacacctgacagaacagtctttctgaaaaaaaatttggCTCCACACCACCATGTATCAGGCACACAGCTATCATCCGTCCAACTATTTTGTACATTCCATTGTACAGTGCTGTAACACATGGGAAAAGCATTATTATGTCTATAAACAATGCTTAGAAAATGTGTGGTGCTTCTTAAAAAATTAATCACTTTTTTCATAGGGgactatgttttaattttaataattaaagatGATTTTTATAAAGACCTAATGACATTCAATGTGAAAGTGTGCAGAATTACAGAAAATTATAAAGGAGGCAAACTATTTTTCCAAAATGCttaatgtaaacacacacacacacaaattaggcAGGAGGTTACCTTTGGAATTGCAGGCAAGTGTTTTTTTCCAGTCCTCTCCATCAAATATTTCGCATGAGTGGATTTCCCTCATCAGCAAAGTTAAAAATTCTCTCGTTGGTCCACCCTCATCAGCGGCTCCCTCACCAATCCCATCAGCATCTCTGAACACAACATCTAGTTTTGCCTCAGGGTTAAAACGTTGGCGTCGGAAGGCTCTGATGCCACTGTCTAGGATGTTGCATCGTGTTACATTGATTTGGTTGGAAATGGGTGCAGCTGTAAAATCCACTTTGTTTGACATTGTATTTAACAATGATTTCAggtcaacactgaaaaaaataaataaaagagaatgTTACTCCGTCTTTTGATCCAACTACAGTATAAATACATGTCTAACAACATCAATTGACTTACTCATACTCATCTTCATCTGAGATATAAATATCTGTGTCTGgactgagtaaagaaaatgccacTGAAACttctggagaggaggccacggctggagctggagcagcagaggaggccacggctggagctgagaaggaggccacggctggagatgagaaggaggccacggctggagctggagctggagaggaggccacggctggagctggagctggagaggaggccacggctggagctggagctggagaggaggccacggctggagctggagctggagaggaggccacggctggagctggagctggagaggaggccacggctggagctggagctgagaaggaggccacggctggagctggagctggagaggaggccacggctggagctggagctgagaaggaggccacggctggagctggagctggagaggaggccacggctggagctggagctgagaaggaggccacggctggagctgagaaggaggccacggctggagatgagaaggaggccacggctggagctggagaggagttCACTTGTGCAAGTGCATAAGTACTCTGTAAAATTGAACAACTGTGATCTTTCATTTGAATGTACTATTGCACTATTTGTAGCACTTTtgtttatacataatataaaggAAGCAATAAAATATTAGGCTGTCCAAAAAACGAAGACTGATATGAAATAGATCAAACAATAGGAACACAGTTTCTACATAATACTGCAGACACAAAGAGGCCTTTtgaatattagattagattacctTCTCTTGTACATAAAGTGCCGATCTTCCTAGCTGCCCACTAGCAATTATGGCTGCTGGGGTTTTTGACTCCAGACTCAAACGTGAAACCTGCCTCTGTGCATCAACCCTGCATAATTCAAACTCTCTCCCTTGAAGCTGTGGAAACGTGCTTCTGAGAATTTCTGCAAACTGTGTCTCACTCTGCTCTCTCTGTACAACAAGTCTCTGACTGGCAATGGCATCTATTGGTCAACAATGTGAAATGCTGTTAGTTTAATTTGTTTACAATCAACATGACAATTTCATGAATAGCATTATAAGCAAAGGACTTACCTCTCAAAGAAGATAACCGATCAATACCAGTGCGGAGAAGAGTTACTTTAAATGTACATGTCACATTTCTCCTCCGCGTCCTTCTGGGACGAGCAGGACCATGCAACGGCTGTTCGTTGCGGAACATCTCAAACCTTTCAGagaacatttaaacataactCTACTACgaaatttaaacatatttgcTATAACCTAATTAATGATCTGAGATAAAGTAAGTTTGATacttattgtttgttattataaTGTCATGATTTAAGTTGTCGAATTAAATCATCCAATTAATTTATAGGgctaataaatagattttatttaaagattttacagatagatagatagatagatagatagatagatagatagatagatagatagatagataggcagaCAGACATTCCCTACCTGTCCACAAGACTTTGTTCTCCAAGCTCTGCTGGTGATGCTTCAAGTAAACTGTCAAGTTGGGCATTTATGCGATCCCTAATCCCACTGAGACGTCTTCTAAAATTATTAGGTACACCAGACATCTTTGTTGTTCTCTGATAAAGAGATTAATAATGACCTAACAATCTAAAAAACGCGCCAGACACTACATCCGGTGCTGTCTTAAAATCATAAATGAATCAGACGTttgaacgaatcgatttaataaatgattcagtgacatgctgccacctactggcggtttcagtttcattttataaattgagtcatttaaattgtttaatatttctatattcaaaacttcatattttaaacattaatctcaTAACATCGTTATTATGCATGAAGTCTGTAAATATTCCTTAatgcaacaaaaaaagttaagtgCATGGCAAAGATGAAATGTTGATGCTAagttaaaatctaaatgttttggctttaaaatatggaatacatttaataaagtttGAAAAAGGGGATTATAAAGGTTAAAAAACTAATCTTTAAGGAGTCAAATATCGccctataatgtatatatatatatatatatatatatatatatatatatatatatatatatatatatatatatatatatatatatatatatatatatatatatatatatatagtacagaccaaaggtttggacacaccttctcattcaaagagttttctttattttcatgactatgaaaattgtagattcacactgaaggcatcaaaactatgaattaacacatgtggaattatatatagaattatatacataacaaaaaagtgtgaaacaactgaaaatatgtcatgttctaggttcttcaaagtagcccccttttgctttgattactgctttgcacactcttggcattctcttgatgagcttcaagaggtagtcacctgaaatggtcttccacagtcttgaaggagttcccagagagatgcttagcacttgttggtgcttttgccttctgtctgcggtccagctcacccctaaaccatctcgattgggttcaggtccggtgactgtggaggacaggtcatctggagcagcaccccatcactctccttcttgctcaaatagcccttgatgccttcagtctgaCTCTACAGtttacatagtcatgaaaataaagaaaactctttgaatatatatatatatatatatatatatatatatatatatatatatataaaggaatgtAAGCATAGACGCCTTAAGACCTTAATGTTACCTTTTAAAAACTAATTGCAAACGTTTACGCAAAGTGTATTAAATATAATCTACAAATCATGCAATactgtacaactaattaagaaaggttTTGAGAGATAGGCTAATCAGTCCAATGAGAGACAAGTACTAATCATtctaattgtttattaaataattctttcttttcactaattaatgtttatgtttttattaaacacattaaTAATGCTTATATTTTAGCATGTGCAATTTCACAAAGTATTTATAATGTGGCCAAAATTGCTTAATATTCAAGAAGGacatatagaaatatgaaataaatgtaatgttattatagattacaaagagatttataatgaaatacatccaaaaggtcattatatatatatatatatatatatatatatatatatatatatatatatatatatatatatatatattccaacacagattataaatatattt encodes:
- the LOC132114462 gene encoding uncharacterized protein LOC132114462 isoform X2; protein product: MFSERFEMFRNEQPLHGPARPRRTRRRNVTCTFKVTLLRTGIDRLSSLRDAIASQRLVVQREQSETQFAEILRSTFPQLQGREFELCRVDAQRQVSRLSLESKTPAAIIASGQLGRSALYVQEKSTYALAQVNSSPAPAVASFSSPAVASFSAPAVASFSAPAPAVASSPAPAPAVASFSAPAPAVASSPAPAPAVASFSAPAPAVASSPAPAPAVASSPAPAPAVASSPAPAPAVASSPAPAPAVASSPAPAPAVASFSSPAVASFSAPAVASSAAPAPAVASSPEVSVAFSLLSPDTDIYISDEDEYDVDLKSLLNTMSNKVDFTAAPISNQINVTRCNILDSGIRAFRRQRFNPEAKLDVVFRDADGIGEGAADEGGPTREFLTLLMREIHSCEIFDGEDWKKTLACNSKERLFCQVCNLQPPVPDLQEIADYDFRAKMTKIQLAQNVNEAQCAIMEASDQLSMLGSLWHIQTLEDRDNLVESATKFFIENRLRDSLEQFKEGLECLGLLHLMQKHPQLFKEVFMYEEKPLLAEDISALFKAELSPVGSNRRVVESRTICFWRDWLIEVEEGTAYPLTLDKILGFVSGSTAIPRLGFPVEPKLEFLHPQENEAPKIFPEANTCSIVLRLPIHPSYELFRENMESGILQSPTFGVM
- the LOC132114462 gene encoding uncharacterized protein LOC132114462 isoform X1, whose amino-acid sequence is MFSERFEMFRNEQPLHGPARPRRTRRRNVTCTFKVTLLRTGIDRLSSLRDAIASQRLVVQREQSETQFAEILRSTFPQLQGREFELCRVDAQRQVSRLSLESKTPAAIIASGQLGRSALYVQEKSTYALAQVNSSPAPAVASFSSPAVASFSAPAVASFSAPAPAVASSPAPAPAVASFSAPAPAVASSPAPAPAVASFSAPAPAVASSPAPAPAVASSPAPAPAVASSPAPAPAVASSPAPAPAVASSPAPAPAVASFSSPAVASFSAPAVASSAAPAPAVASSPEVSVAFSLLSPDTDIYISDEDEYDVDLKSLLNTMSNKVDFTAAPISNQINVTRCNILDSGIRAFRRQRFNPEAKLDVVFRDADGIGEGAADEGGPTREFLTLLMREIHSCEIFDGEDWKKTLACNSKALYNGMYKIVGRMIAVCLIHGGVEPNFFSERLFCQVCNLQPPVPDLQEIADYDFRAKMTKIQLAQNVNEAQCAIMEASDQLSMLGSLWHIQTLEDRDNLVESATKFFIENRLRDSLEQFKEGLECLGLLHLMQKHPQLFKEVFMYEEKPLLAEDISALFKAELSPVGSNRRVVESRTICFWRDWLIEVEEGTAYPLTLDKILGFVSGSTAIPRLGFPVEPKLEFLHPQENEAPKIFPEANTCSIVLRLPIHPSYELFRENMESGILQSPTFGVM